In one Deltaproteobacteria bacterium genomic region, the following are encoded:
- the greA gene encoding transcription elongation factor GreA translates to MTPDGFRKLQEELKQLKAVERPKAVQDIENARSHGDLSENAEYDAAKERQALLSKRIAEVEDTLSRAQVIDPSKMDHEKIVFGASVRLLDTESGEEINYQIVGATESNIKAGKISIESPIAKSLIGKGEEDVVKVTTPRGTKEFEILKIRYG, encoded by the coding sequence ATGACTCCGGATGGTTTTAGGAAATTGCAGGAGGAGTTGAAACAGCTCAAGGCGGTGGAACGACCTAAAGCGGTGCAAGATATTGAAAACGCCCGCTCCCATGGGGATCTTTCGGAGAATGCCGAGTATGATGCCGCTAAGGAAAGACAGGCACTGCTCTCCAAAAGAATCGCCGAGGTGGAAGACACACTCTCCCGCGCGCAGGTGATCGACCCTTCCAAGATGGATCATGAAAAAATTGTTTTTGGGGCCAGTGTCCGGCTTCTCGATACGGAATCGGGGGAAGAGATCAATTACCAGATTGTCGGCGCCACCGAATCCAATATCAAGGCGGGAAAGATTTCCATTGAATCCCCGATTGCCAAATCACTCATCGGCAAGGGGGAAGAGGATGTCGTCAAGGTCACGACGCCGCGAGGGACAAAGGAATTTGAGATCCTTAAAATCCGTTATGGATAA
- a CDS encoding HAD family phosphatase yields the protein MDKKPKGASPKGVPPKGVPPKGVPPKAILFDFDGVLVDNEPIHLKMFQKVLAEEGVRLTRQDYYTKYLGMDDKGCFSAVLKAAGRPTSVAYLHLLTRRKTRCYKEFVAKHLKFLPGVKEFIQEASKNSCLGIVSGALREEILLILGLGGLKKYFSVIVSAEDVKNGKPNPEGYLLGLKKLSAFHKEKIFPRETLVVEDSLWGIEAAHRAGIKCLAVTTSYPASQLKKADWVVKELSQFLI from the coding sequence ATGGATAAAAAACCAAAGGGTGCTTCACCCAAGGGTGTGCCACCCAAGGGTGTGCCACCCAAGGGTGTGCCACCCAAGGCAATCCTCTTTGATTTTGACGGTGTCCTGGTCGATAACGAACCGATCCACCTCAAAATGTTCCAAAAAGTCCTGGCTGAAGAAGGCGTCCGGCTGACCCGGCAGGATTATTACACGAAATATCTGGGGATGGACGACAAAGGTTGCTTTTCGGCTGTTCTGAAAGCGGCGGGCCGGCCGACATCCGTTGCTTATCTTCATCTGCTGACCCGGAGGAAGACCCGTTGCTATAAGGAGTTTGTCGCGAAACACCTCAAATTCTTGCCGGGGGTCAAAGAATTTATCCAGGAGGCTTCAAAGAATTCTTGTTTGGGGATTGTCTCCGGGGCCCTTCGCGAAGAGATTTTGCTGATCCTTGGCCTCGGGGGGCTGAAAAAATATTTTTCAGTGATTGTCAGCGCAGAAGATGTCAAAAATGGCAAACCGAACCCGGAAGGGTACCTGCTGGGATTAAAAAAACTCTCTGCCTTTCACAAAGAAAAGATTTTCCCCCGTGAAACGTTGGTCGTGGAAGACTCCCTATGGGGGATCGAAGCGGCCCACCGCGCCGGGATAAAATGCCTCGCTGTCACCACCTCGTACCCGGCCAGCCAACTCAAAAAAGCGGATTGGGTCGTCAAGGAACTTTCCCAATTTTTAATTTAA
- a CDS encoding MBL fold metallo-hydrolase translates to MILKVIPVGLFQCNCIILGDPATKEAIVIDPGDAVEKILKIIKKQGLLVRSILHTHTHIDHIGATTELQRETNARVLIHKEDLFLYEKIAEQASYLGLPPTKTMRPVPVDEYLTEGQALQAGKVQGEVIHTPGHTPGSCAFHFPKGGKTPLLLAGDTLFAGSIGRTDLWKGDYDQEIRSIKKKLLILPEETVIIPGHGPKTTVGLEKANNPFLN, encoded by the coding sequence ATGATCCTCAAAGTAATCCCTGTCGGTCTTTTTCAGTGTAACTGCATCATCCTTGGGGATCCGGCGACCAAAGAGGCGATCGTGATCGATCCCGGTGACGCTGTTGAGAAAATTCTAAAAATCATCAAAAAACAGGGACTCCTGGTCCGATCGATCCTCCACACCCATACCCATATCGACCATATCGGGGCCACCACCGAACTGCAAAGGGAGACCAATGCCCGTGTCCTGATCCACAAAGAAGATCTTTTTCTCTACGAAAAGATCGCCGAGCAGGCTTCCTACCTTGGTCTTCCACCGACCAAAACCATGAGGCCGGTGCCGGTGGATGAATACTTGACCGAGGGGCAAGCCCTCCAGGCGGGAAAAGTTCAGGGAGAGGTGATCCACACACCGGGTCACACCCCGGGAAGCTGTGCCTTTCATTTCCCCAAAGGGGGCAAGACCCCTCTTCTGCTCGCCGGCGACACCCTGTTTGCCGGAAGCATCGGCCGGACTGACTTATGGAAAGGGGATTACGATCAGGAGATCCGGTCGATCAAGAAGAAACTGCTGATCCTCCCGGAAGAAACGGTCATCATCCCGGGGCACGGCCCCAAGACAACCGTCGGCCTTGAAAAGGCCAACAATCCCTTTTTAAATTAA
- a CDS encoding radical SAM protein, with the protein MQQEALRGDSPRGELHSRPLETGLTPRKYLELVLSRTAKVAWYLTQFVNTLIGEGLSFQAKWMPAPAVKSREKTFPQLGWPRKTDSLCPKCVKEVREAIIAGHQDYTALIHSKPGEIKAAIVEKDGKILMVKDCPKHGHFEDVMSIDPEFLARIEKLYPGRDFKSPKTNLRNHGSSSIQYGRGAVLTVDLTNRCNMMCDPCFMDANQVGYVHELSWEEVQQILDNSLQIKPRRQMSVQFSGGEPTLSPYFLDAIRYAKQIGYFSVQAATNGIRFAEDPDFAKAAYEAGMRIAYLQFDGVGNLSNQHRKISNLFDVKLRAINNLAAAGIDVVLVITLVNTVNNDQVGPIIDFAIQNSDKITFCSFQPVSFTGRDEDVDDETRTKQRYTLSHLAHDVKKQTGISEPLRDWLPLSAIGPFSDVADLMRGPEKEWGSLKCGCHPNCGIGMGLLVNKKTKEWLPLSQFMDLPQLIKDFEKIHDNARGSFWTKTQVAMSILRNYDPIKSPKKLTLKDLLKKIDKQSGGTVGGGDYGVGAERKKDTWLFMFIAGMWFQDLFNYDFRRTEMCIIPYATQLGEVSFCAYNTGVGWRNIIENMFKNASVAQWYKEKGRHTVYAGNRPMSIPSWEHDVWVPEDADTNIKKLPVYPH; encoded by the coding sequence ATGCAACAAGAAGCGTTGCGGGGTGATTCACCCAGGGGTGAACTCCACTCCCGACCCCTGGAAACAGGGCTGACCCCCCGTAAATACCTTGAACTGGTCTTGAGCCGAACCGCCAAGGTGGCGTGGTATCTGACCCAGTTTGTTAACACCTTAATCGGCGAGGGTCTGTCTTTTCAGGCCAAGTGGATGCCGGCACCGGCTGTGAAGAGCCGGGAAAAGACATTTCCCCAACTCGGATGGCCGCGAAAGACCGACTCGCTCTGTCCCAAGTGTGTTAAGGAGGTGCGGGAGGCGATCATTGCCGGGCATCAGGACTATACGGCCCTGATCCACTCGAAGCCGGGCGAGATCAAGGCGGCCATTGTTGAGAAGGATGGGAAGATCCTGATGGTCAAGGATTGTCCCAAGCATGGCCACTTTGAAGATGTCATGTCGATCGATCCGGAATTCCTGGCAAGGATTGAAAAACTCTACCCAGGGCGGGATTTTAAATCGCCGAAGACAAACCTGCGCAATCATGGGAGCTCCTCGATCCAATACGGGAGAGGGGCTGTTCTGACCGTTGACCTCACCAATCGGTGCAACATGATGTGTGACCCCTGCTTTATGGATGCCAATCAGGTCGGTTATGTCCACGAGCTCTCCTGGGAAGAAGTGCAACAGATTCTGGATAATTCCCTGCAGATCAAACCTCGGCGCCAGATGAGCGTTCAGTTCTCCGGCGGCGAGCCGACCCTTTCCCCCTACTTTCTGGATGCGATCCGGTATGCCAAACAGATCGGCTATTTTTCAGTGCAGGCGGCGACCAATGGGATCCGCTTTGCCGAGGATCCTGATTTTGCCAAAGCGGCCTATGAGGCCGGGATGCGCATCGCCTATCTCCAATTCGACGGCGTTGGCAACCTGAGCAATCAGCATCGCAAGATTTCGAACCTCTTTGATGTCAAGCTGAGGGCTATCAACAATCTGGCAGCCGCAGGGATTGATGTCGTCCTCGTGATCACACTGGTCAATACGGTGAATAATGACCAGGTGGGGCCGATCATTGATTTCGCTATCCAGAATTCGGATAAAATCACCTTCTGTTCCTTTCAGCCGGTTTCCTTCACCGGACGTGATGAAGATGTGGATGATGAGACAAGAACAAAACAGCGCTATACCCTCTCCCATCTGGCCCATGATGTGAAGAAGCAGACCGGTATTTCAGAACCTTTGAGGGACTGGCTTCCCCTTTCAGCGATCGGTCCCTTTTCGGACGTTGCCGATCTGATGAGAGGGCCGGAGAAGGAATGGGGGAGTCTCAAGTGTGGTTGTCATCCCAATTGCGGCATCGGGATGGGGCTTTTGGTCAACAAGAAGACCAAGGAGTGGTTGCCCCTTTCCCAATTCATGGATCTCCCCCAATTGATCAAGGATTTCGAGAAAATCCATGACAACGCCCGTGGCAGCTTCTGGACAAAGACCCAAGTGGCGATGTCGATCCTCCGGAACTACGATCCGATCAAATCACCCAAAAAACTGACCCTGAAAGATCTTCTCAAGAAGATTGACAAGCAGAGCGGCGGCACGGTCGGCGGCGGCGATTATGGTGTCGGGGCGGAGAGAAAGAAAGACACCTGGCTCTTCATGTTCATCGCGGGGATGTGGTTTCAGGATCTCTTCAACTATGACTTCCGCCGGACGGAGATGTGCATTATTCCGTATGCCACCCAGCTGGGGGAGGTTTCCTTCTGTGCCTATAATACCGGTGTCGGCTGGAGGAACATTATTGAAAACATGTTCAAGAACGCATCAGTCGCCCAGTGGTACAAGGAAAAGGGGCGGCATACAGTCTACGCCGGCAACCGGCCAATGTCGATTCCCTCCTGGGAGCATGATGTCTGGGTTCCCGAGGATGCGGATACCAACATCAAAAAACTTCCGGTGTATCCTCACTAG
- a CDS encoding CDP-alcohol phosphatidyltransferase family protein, producing MLEKILQITALKNSNPLWLSLGPLLAFNVTLMLTILFFGLTYEKRVRNSEDVDRKAHSRFLSRFLKEWWYWFIGPFERGAVKLHLTPNFFTVCGFLLSAVSAYFFYKGMLGLGGWTMIFGATCDIIDGRIARLTGRESKSGAFFDSVMDRFGEAVVFLGLAGFYKDSWLLPVVILGLVGSMMVSYTRARGEGVGVECRGGIMQRAERIVYLGVGSVFSPILAYFLSPFINVHVDFVTVGVLVLIAVMTNLTALYRMFYIIRRLDPPTYPSFRFLAWWDELFPPRKN from the coding sequence ATGCTGGAAAAAATCCTCCAAATCACTGCCTTGAAAAATAGCAATCCTCTCTGGCTCTCTCTCGGGCCGTTGCTGGCCTTTAACGTAACACTCATGCTCACCATTCTCTTTTTCGGACTCACTTATGAGAAAAGGGTTCGGAACAGTGAAGATGTCGACCGCAAGGCCCATTCCCGTTTCTTGAGCCGGTTTCTCAAGGAATGGTGGTATTGGTTCATCGGGCCGTTTGAAAGGGGAGCGGTGAAACTCCACCTGACACCCAATTTTTTCACGGTTTGTGGTTTCCTTCTTTCAGCCGTTTCAGCCTATTTTTTCTACAAGGGGATGCTGGGACTCGGCGGCTGGACCATGATCTTCGGGGCGACCTGTGACATTATCGATGGAAGAATTGCCCGGTTAACCGGCAGGGAATCCAAATCGGGGGCCTTTTTTGATTCGGTGATGGACCGTTTCGGGGAGGCGGTTGTCTTTTTGGGGCTGGCCGGTTTTTATAAGGACAGCTGGCTCCTGCCTGTTGTCATTCTTGGCCTTGTCGGCTCCATGATGGTTTCTTATACCCGTGCCCGGGGTGAGGGGGTCGGGGTTGAGTGCCGCGGCGGCATCATGCAGAGGGCCGAGAGGATTGTCTACCTGGGGGTCGGTTCGGTCTTCAGCCCGATCCTGGCCTATTTCCTTTCTCCCTTCATCAACGTCCACGTTGATTTTGTAACTGTCGGGGTTCTGGTATTAATTGCCGTGATGACGAACCTGACCGCTTTGTACCGGATGTTTTACATCATCCGGAGGCTCGACCCGCCCACCTACCCTTCCTTCAGGTTTCTCGCCTGGTGGGATGAACTCTTTCCGCCGCGAAAAAACTAG
- a CDS encoding OmpA family protein encodes MLFSFLFWPAASFAKSASYDALLFKPATDTGLYLGVYGADNLDQWDYSFGLYADYSKNALKTFTGAGALIGSVIDYNIVGNFYGAVGLLPFLSAGLDFPVAFLESFNDPTSGGNSKQVQAGDLRLDFKLKALDHYRFPVGIAIVPFVTFPTGSDTYFTGSGKFTGGGLVVIDSPRLFDRFSVSLNTGYLARAKSTVVSGTTMDDEFLYGLGANIAVHKSIDLIAEVRGSTLVSNFFKKSTQSPLEGEGAIRYYIPNIPLALTAGGGAGITKGVGTPQFRVLAGVAYVTPRPFGVSEYSLYEFRVPPESVYELSDKCPYSQGDFDTSKDNPQCSEVYILRELSAECPEEALYDPQRDNPNCAKVYVYQEQDKDRDGLTDFKDQCPGEAEVFNGYQDDDGCPDDLKALVLTEDQLVTQRIFFDFDKATLKPISETNIEEVAKALVLHTELLKVEVRGHTDNVGNSDYNLDLSQRRAKTVMGLLVGQGVDKKRLISKGLGATKPLGTNRNEEGRAKNRRVEFIILKRDESQPVGESVPAPALLPESVPESLPLPPPEAGEVPPSGGGDDEDLKEEKKIVRKVKTIHKKASPKPPMTPATDAPAPETESAPHPETQEAPALQ; translated from the coding sequence ATGCTCTTCTCTTTTTTGTTTTGGCCGGCCGCCTCTTTTGCCAAGAGCGCTTCTTATGATGCCCTCCTCTTCAAGCCGGCTACCGATACCGGACTTTATCTTGGCGTCTACGGGGCCGATAATCTCGACCAGTGGGATTACTCCTTCGGGCTTTATGCGGATTACTCCAAAAATGCCCTCAAGACCTTTACCGGGGCGGGAGCCTTGATCGGTTCGGTGATCGATTATAATATCGTCGGGAATTTCTACGGGGCGGTGGGGCTCCTTCCTTTTTTGAGCGCCGGCCTTGATTTCCCGGTCGCCTTTCTGGAATCATTCAACGACCCGACCTCGGGGGGCAATTCCAAACAGGTTCAGGCGGGCGACCTCCGGCTGGATTTTAAATTAAAGGCCCTGGATCATTATCGGTTTCCGGTCGGGATTGCGATTGTCCCCTTTGTTACTTTCCCAACAGGGTCTGATACCTATTTTACCGGTTCTGGAAAATTCACCGGCGGGGGACTTGTCGTTATCGATTCGCCGCGGCTCTTCGACCGGTTTTCCGTTTCGCTGAATACCGGTTACCTGGCCAGGGCAAAGAGTACAGTCGTTTCCGGGACCACGATGGATGACGAGTTTTTGTACGGCCTTGGGGCCAATATTGCGGTCCACAAGTCGATTGATCTTATTGCCGAGGTTCGCGGCAGTACCCTCGTCTCCAATTTTTTCAAAAAATCAACCCAGTCGCCGCTCGAGGGGGAAGGGGCCATTCGTTACTATATCCCCAACATTCCCCTGGCCCTGACGGCCGGTGGCGGTGCGGGAATTACGAAGGGAGTGGGGACGCCGCAATTTCGGGTCCTTGCCGGTGTTGCCTATGTCACCCCTCGTCCGTTCGGTGTCTCGGAATATTCCTTGTACGAATTCAGGGTTCCCCCAGAATCGGTCTATGAGCTTTCCGACAAATGTCCTTACAGTCAGGGAGATTTTGACACTTCCAAGGACAATCCCCAGTGTTCCGAGGTTTACATCTTAAGAGAACTATCCGCCGAATGTCCTGAAGAGGCGTTGTATGACCCCCAGAGAGACAATCCCAACTGTGCCAAGGTCTATGTTTATCAGGAACAGGATAAAGATCGTGATGGCCTGACAGACTTCAAAGATCAGTGTCCCGGAGAGGCGGAGGTCTTCAACGGTTATCAGGATGATGATGGCTGTCCGGATGACCTGAAGGCGCTTGTCCTGACGGAAGATCAGCTAGTGACACAACGGATCTTCTTCGACTTTGACAAGGCGACCTTGAAGCCGATCTCGGAAACGAATATAGAAGAGGTCGCCAAGGCACTCGTTCTGCATACTGAACTTCTGAAGGTTGAGGTCCGAGGTCACACGGACAATGTCGGCAATTCCGATTATAACCTTGATCTCTCTCAAAGAAGGGCCAAGACAGTTATGGGTCTCCTTGTGGGTCAGGGGGTGGACAAAAAGAGACTCATCTCCAAGGGCTTGGGGGCCACCAAACCTCTGGGGACAAACCGGAACGAAGAGGGAAGGGCCAAGAACCGCCGTGTTGAATTCATCATCCTCAAGAGAGACGAGTCACAACCAGTCGGCGAGAGTGTCCCGGCGCCAGCGCTGTTGCCGGAATCGGTTCCTGAATCACTGCCCTTGCCCCCACCTGAGGCCGGAGAGGTCCCTCCTTCCGGAGGGGGAGATGATGAGGATCTGAAGGAAGAGAAAAAGATTGTGAGAAAGGTCAAGACGATTCACAAGAAGGCTTCCCCTAAACCGCCGATGACGCCGGCAACCGATGCTCCCGCACCAGAGACTGAAAGCGCGCCCCATCCAGAAACTCAAGAGGCGCCAGCTCTCCAATAG
- a CDS encoding restriction endonuclease, whose amino-acid sequence MGSVFFITLFSLIVGSFLILLIGTQKKKDLSSQEPLYTPKQFAKLCLQLVEQMKLEVGEISQGSERQTDIYAKNNTPFTGGRYIIHCLYLDPNGVVPSPEIIEFSNLVLQERASKGLFITTGTFTSDLSAIGELAPLEFLDGARFQSLVREHRLPASSAV is encoded by the coding sequence ATGGGATCGGTCTTCTTCATTACCCTCTTTTCCCTCATCGTCGGCTCTTTTTTGATCCTGTTGATCGGGACCCAGAAGAAAAAAGACCTGTCATCACAAGAACCCCTTTACACACCAAAACAGTTTGCCAAGCTCTGCCTCCAGCTTGTGGAGCAGATGAAACTGGAGGTCGGCGAAATCTCCCAAGGCAGCGAAAGGCAAACGGACATTTATGCCAAAAACAACACCCCCTTCACGGGAGGCCGCTATATTATTCATTGCCTTTATTTGGACCCGAACGGGGTTGTCCCTTCCCCCGAGATCATCGAGTTTTCAAACCTCGTTCTTCAGGAGCGGGCTTCCAAGGGCTTGTTCATCACCACAGGCACTTTTACCAGCGACCTGTCGGCTATTGGAGAGCTGGCGCCTCTTGAGTTTCTGGATGGGGCGCGCTTTCAGTCTCTGGTGCGGGAGCATCGGTTGCCGGCGTCATCGGCGGTTTAG
- a CDS encoding TIGR04552 family protein, with the protein MPFNQGLLPLTLVPLDKLSDSEKSILTLVLEGNSIIDTGRFRFQSEEEVRRFLQLNEYDITRPKDQERLAAIHNEACGYLKSQLQYDLPREIREPARFLSLFLTSKEEPFSEQACVLLKTMNIINHIDGRELLYNCPISLRDVYSLVEDKIERALTKVLKKETPLLKYEGGRKSKESLITKLLSKKETIAAQINDRVRYRLVVRKKEDLVEMVLHLFKEILPFNYLIPGASVNQLIDTRPLLTASEYLSGKMNRRIKKLASSLSLRLPYPHSEREYSGKNYRVVKFVVDLPIRLDRFLSTTTGPFSDALGSLVYVLVEFQIVDEETNEINNTGVNGHAEYKKRQKTGVLRRVMRR; encoded by the coding sequence GTGCCTTTTAACCAAGGATTATTGCCATTGACCCTGGTCCCGCTCGACAAACTTTCGGATTCTGAAAAATCGATCCTTACCCTTGTCCTTGAAGGAAACTCGATTATCGATACCGGACGTTTCCGCTTCCAATCCGAGGAGGAAGTCAGGAGATTTCTCCAGCTCAACGAGTACGACATCACCAGACCCAAAGATCAGGAGCGTCTGGCCGCCATCCACAACGAGGCCTGCGGTTATCTCAAGAGTCAGCTTCAATACGATCTGCCGAGAGAGATTCGTGAGCCGGCCCGGTTTCTTTCGCTGTTTCTCACATCAAAGGAAGAACCGTTCTCGGAGCAGGCCTGTGTCCTCTTGAAGACGATGAACATCATCAACCATATCGATGGAAGAGAATTGCTCTACAACTGCCCCATCAGCCTGAGAGATGTCTACAGCCTCGTGGAAGACAAGATTGAAAGAGCCCTGACCAAGGTTCTGAAAAAAGAAACCCCACTCCTGAAGTACGAGGGGGGTCGGAAATCCAAGGAAAGTTTGATCACCAAACTCCTCTCCAAAAAGGAAACGATCGCGGCCCAGATCAACGACCGTGTCCGTTACCGTCTTGTCGTTAGGAAAAAGGAAGACCTTGTGGAGATGGTTCTTCATCTCTTCAAAGAGATACTCCCTTTCAACTACCTGATTCCCGGGGCCTCAGTCAATCAGCTGATCGACACCCGTCCGCTCCTGACCGCCTCCGAATACCTGTCCGGTAAAATGAACCGCCGGATCAAGAAACTGGCCAGCTCCCTTTCGCTCCGACTCCCCTACCCGCATAGTGAAAGGGAGTATTCCGGAAAAAATTACAGGGTTGTGAAGTTTGTCGTGGACCTGCCAATACGACTCGACCGTTTTCTTTCCACGACAACAGGCCCCTTTTCAGATGCCCTGGGGAGCCTTGTTTACGTTCTTGTTGAATTTCAGATTGTCGACGAGGAAACCAACGAAATCAATAATACCGGGGTCAACGGCCATGCTGAGTATAAAAAACGACAGAAGACAGGTGTCCTTCGCCGCGTCATGCGTCGTTGA
- the eno gene encoding phosphopyruvate hydratase, which translates to MSKIEKILSREIIDSRGNPTVEVDLFLEGGAWGRGVVPSGASTGSHEALELRDGDSKRYLGKGVRKALGNIQEVLFPKIKGFPAGNQGELDRILIETDGTETKSKVGANAILAVSLAYARASAVVAQQPFYQYLGQLSGQMGELLPVPMMNLVNGGRHADNNIDFQEFMIVPHGFGSFTEALRAGVEVFHCLKKILSGRGLSTAVGDEGGVAPRLSSNEQAVELLLEAIDKSGYQAGKEIGIALDVAASEFYKGDASEMISLLSQWAQKYPLVSVEDGLAEDDWQGWQKMTEILGGKLQLVGDDIFVTNTKILEKGIAQKVANAILIKPNQIGTLTETLETIELARRSGYKIIISHRSGETEDTTIADLAVGTDAGQIKTGGLSRSDRLAKYNQLLRIEERLGKRARFAGLPH; encoded by the coding sequence ATGTCTAAGATTGAAAAAATTTTGAGCCGGGAGATTATTGATTCACGGGGAAATCCTACAGTTGAGGTTGATCTTTTTCTGGAGGGAGGGGCCTGGGGAAGGGGGGTGGTTCCTTCGGGGGCCTCGACCGGATCCCATGAGGCGTTGGAATTGAGGGACGGCGATTCGAAGAGATATCTTGGCAAGGGGGTCCGCAAGGCGCTTGGCAATATCCAAGAGGTTCTTTTTCCAAAGATTAAAGGATTTCCTGCCGGCAATCAGGGGGAGTTGGACCGGATTCTGATTGAGACGGACGGGACAGAGACAAAATCAAAGGTGGGGGCTAATGCCATTCTTGCCGTCTCCCTGGCGTACGCTCGTGCCTCGGCAGTGGTGGCCCAACAACCTTTCTATCAATACCTTGGTCAGCTCTCAGGCCAAATGGGGGAACTCTTGCCCGTACCGATGATGAATCTCGTCAACGGTGGCCGGCATGCCGACAACAACATCGATTTTCAAGAATTCATGATTGTCCCGCATGGCTTCGGTTCCTTTACTGAAGCGCTCCGGGCCGGGGTGGAGGTTTTCCACTGTTTGAAAAAAATCCTCTCGGGGCGTGGTTTATCCACCGCTGTCGGGGATGAAGGAGGGGTTGCCCCTCGTTTGTCTTCTAATGAACAGGCGGTGGAGCTTTTGCTGGAGGCGATCGACAAGTCCGGTTATCAGGCGGGAAAAGAGATCGGCATTGCCCTGGATGTTGCGGCAAGCGAATTTTATAAGGGGGATGCGTCTGAGATGATCAGCCTTCTTTCCCAATGGGCCCAGAAATACCCGCTTGTTTCCGTCGAAGACGGACTGGCTGAAGATGACTGGCAGGGGTGGCAGAAGATGACGGAGATTTTAGGAGGGAAGTTGCAATTGGTCGGGGACGATATTTTTGTGACCAACACAAAAATTTTGGAGAAGGGGATCGCCCAAAAGGTGGCTAATGCCATCCTCATCAAACCGAACCAGATCGGGACCCTCACAGAAACCCTGGAAACGATTGAACTGGCCCGTCGTTCTGGCTACAAAATTATTATCTCCCACCGATCGGGAGAAACAGAAGACACCACCATCGCCGATCTCGCCGTGGGAACCGATGCCGGTCAGATTAAGACTGGTGGGCTTTCCCGAAGTGATCGGTTGGCCAAGTACAATCAGCTTTTAAGGATCGAAGAAAGACTAGGAAAAAGGGCCCGCTTTGCCGGTCTGCCTCATTGA
- the rimI gene encoding ribosomal protein S18-alanine N-acetyltransferase, with protein MVRSDLSQVILIEKDSFALPYSESLFQMELNLSIAHLYAAKQGERIVGYIDFWHVTDEIHLINTAVHPGDRRRGIGSLLISFLIDYAKRVKARQIYLDVRRSNAPAIGLYKKFGFDQVGLRKGYYRDNNEDALVMGFNLYFSSNVGQKASAARDKG; from the coding sequence ATGGTTCGTTCCGATCTTTCTCAGGTGATCCTGATCGAGAAGGATTCTTTTGCCCTTCCTTATTCAGAATCCCTGTTCCAGATGGAGCTCAACCTTTCCATTGCGCATCTCTACGCGGCCAAACAGGGAGAGAGGATTGTTGGTTATATTGATTTCTGGCATGTGACGGATGAGATCCATCTGATCAATACGGCGGTTCATCCCGGAGATCGACGGAGAGGGATCGGTTCCCTCCTGATTTCTTTTCTGATCGATTATGCCAAAAGGGTCAAAGCGCGCCAGATCTACCTGGATGTCCGCCGCTCCAACGCCCCGGCGATCGGTTTGTACAAGAAATTCGGTTTTGATCAGGTGGGCTTACGCAAAGGGTACTATCGGGATAACAATGAGGATGCGTTAGTGATGGGGTTCAATTTATACTTCTCATCCAACGTCGGACAAAAAGCGTCGGCCGCCAGGGATAAGGGATAA
- a CDS encoding HNH endonuclease, with protein MLSSNVLVLNRSYIPIHITTVKRAFCLIYQGFAKAVDKQFETFDFQSWSELSASTHDETVGLVGRIVKVPRVILLTAYDRIPRRIIRFSRLNVYLRDNNTCQYCGHKRIRGELNLDHVIPRSKGGKTLWDNVVACCFDCNRRKGGRRPEEAGMKLIRHPIRPKWTPFIDFSMKQIRYEEWRPFFNIVDFTYWNLELKEE; from the coding sequence ATGTTGTCAAGCAATGTTCTCGTCCTGAACCGTTCTTATATCCCGATCCACATTACTACCGTAAAAAGGGCTTTTTGTCTGATTTATCAAGGATTTGCCAAGGCTGTGGATAAACAGTTTGAGACCTTTGACTTCCAGTCCTGGAGCGAGCTTTCCGCCTCAACCCACGACGAGACGGTCGGTCTGGTGGGGCGGATTGTCAAGGTTCCGCGGGTGATCCTGCTGACCGCCTATGACCGAATCCCGAGACGAATCATCCGGTTCTCGCGGTTGAATGTCTACCTGAGGGATAACAATACCTGTCAGTACTGTGGCCATAAGAGGATCCGAGGGGAGCTGAACCTGGATCATGTCATCCCCCGTTCCAAAGGGGGGAAGACCTTGTGGGACAATGTGGTGGCCTGTTGTTTTGACTGTAACCGTCGCAAGGGGGGACGGCGGCCGGAGGAGGCGGGGATGAAATTGATCCGTCACCCGATTCGTCCGAAGTGGACCCCATTCATCGATTTCTCGATGAAGCAGATTCGTTACGAGGAATGGCGTCCCTTCTTTAACATCGTCGACTTTACCTATTGGAATCTCGAACTCAAAGAAGAATAA